The genomic region TTCTCCATTTCCATTCAAAAATTCAAGCTTTGGAATGTCATTTTCATCAATTACCATTCTTATACGTTCGTTTCCTTTGCTATCGCTTAGCTTAACCGACACTTCTCCATTTGAGTTTTGCCCATAAACATTCTTCGATGGTTATCTTTGCTTAATTCTTGCATTATTTTTTGTTTTTCAGGTCCATCTTCCATTTCTTCTATTTGTTTCATTAATTGAACTGTTTCTTTAATAGTATTTTTAGGTCTATCAAAAACATTTAGTCCATAGTTTTGACAACCATTATTATCAACTACAGACATTTGAATTACTTGGTCTTGATTGTATTGGTCAAATGACAAAGATAGTCCTGATTCATACTCACCATTTTCTTTTACTTTACTTTACTTCCAAAAATTAACCCGCCACATTCCGTACCATTACCGTTATAGAACATGATTCCTGCATTATTATCATCCTGCCTATGTCCAGGTAAAATATCCTCCCCTTCAAATATTGCTGATGGCATATTTTTGCTATTAAACAATGACATTTTGACAGTTCCATCTTTTTCAACAATGTTCAATCTTTCTAAATCAATATTTGTAAATTTCTTGCTTTCTTTATTACACATTATAATTCCCTCCTTAATCCCACTCGTCCCATAGCACCAGGATATTCTACTCTAGGTTTTCTTGCCATAAGATCACCCTTAACTCTTAATATAGTGTTATGTGAATGTTTCGACAGTTATTTGGAAATCCCTTTTTTTATCAACAAAACCCACCCTAAAATTAAGGTGGGTTAGAAGTATTGAAATATTAAAAGCCTGACCCGGGAGGTTTGCTTTCTTTGCCCCTACCATGGTTGACCCTTATACTGCTTATCGTTTTTCCAAATGCACTGGAACCCCAAACCCTTCGCTTTGTTTAAGCAAATCAGCAATGGCGTCACGCTCGGATCTCGAACTATAACTAACCATAATCAGCCCTCGGTCCTGATGCTCAGGAAAAGGCTTACCTACTTTTACCCTAATACCATCACCTAATGCTTCTATCTCTTTAGCTAAATCTTGATGTTTGTCAAGCGCCTCATTGGCCTCAACTACCGTCGGCAGCTGGTCGTACGGCGGGTGAGTGTCCCTTGGTGCTGAAAACAGACCGTTTAGAGCCGCAGCTCCCACTATCACCAGTAAGGCAGCAATGACACCGATAATGATTTTATAGGTTATTCTCATAAAGGTCCTCCTAGTTCTAACGTAATTGTTAGTCGACAGATGAGGTAACTTAAGAACCGACCTCATGCCGAACTCCACAAGCGTTGATCATTTCAGAGTCATGGGTCGCCACAATAACTGTGCGGCCGCGCATCGCGAAGTCAGAGAACAGTTCTATGACTTTTTTCCGGTTAGCTGCATCCAGTGAGGCAGTAGGCTCATCAATAAACAGAATGGACGCATCCTTATAAATGGCACGGGCCAGTGCCAGTCGCTGTTTTTCTCCCCCACTTAGATGACTGGCCAACTCATTTTCTCGACCCTGAAGACCCGTCTGTTCCAGTACCTCCACCAACCGCGCCTGGTTTCCAGTGACCCGTTTTCCTAGCAAACTTACTCCCATGGTAATATTGAAAGCAATGGACTCATCATCCATAATACCATAATCCTGAAGTATAAATGCCGCGTGATCCCGCCAGAAATGACGTCGTGCCACAGTACTATACTTAGTTACATCGTCTCCGTCGATCAAAATGCGTCCCTGATCCACAGGGAGCAACAGCCCGAGACAATGCAATAGTGTAGTCTTTCCGCATCCACTCGGGCCAACAAGAGCTGTCATCATACCAGGTTTACAACTTATTGTCTCACTCTCAAGCACGCGCCGCCCTCCAATTGATACTGACAAATCCTGGCCTTCAATCAACATCTATACCACCTCCAATTAAATTCGACGCTTACTGACGCCATTAAAACACCAACGTGTAGCAATTAGATGACTTAACGGCACAACAGTCAATCCAAACATTGCCGCTACTAGTATGGGGCCTAGTGAATAAGGCCTTTGAAACAAAATAACGACGCTTACCAGTACTACCCCTACAAGTATTTCCTTGGCTATACGCCTATGTAGAATTCGCAACCATGACTGACCTGCTAATCGCAACGGGAAGTCACGCTTAGCTTGTAGCAGTGCTGTAATTGATGCACTT from Proteinivorax hydrogeniformans harbors:
- a CDS encoding ATP-binding cassette domain-containing protein, with the translated sequence MLIEGQDLSVSIGGRRVLESETISCKPGMMTALVGPSGCGKTTLLHCLGLLLPVDQGRILIDGDDVTKYSTVARRHFWRDHAAFILQDYGIMDDESIAFNITMGVSLLGKRVTGNQARLVEVLEQTGLQGRENELASHLSGGEKQRLALARAIYKDASILFIDEPTASLDAANRKKVIELFSDFAMRGRTVIVATHDSEMINACGVRHEVGS